TAAAAGACATCTGACAGTATTAATAAGGAAAAATACTAACTTTTTAAAAAGATTCATTGCTAAAGGTGGAAAAGTAATCTTTGTTTCTGGACGAAACCCAATGATGCAGAAAAAAGTCGAAAAAAAAGTTGGTGCTCAAATTCCTATTTTATGTTGCAATGGTTCTTTTCTATATAAAGATGGGGAAGTGAGCAACAATAGTCCTATTCCAACAAATACGGCAATCGAACTATATTCAAAAATGAAAAAGAAATTTGGAATATTAGCGTGGGTACTTTTAGATTCAACCAGCCACATGTATACAACTTTTCATAATATCGGTGGTTTTTTATCAACTCTTATAAAATTTGTCAATTTCATTTCATTGCAATACCGCGAACATATAACATATGGTGAAAAAGAATTTGTAAAAGCTTTAAAGAATGGCGAAAACTATAAAATAATGCCTGTGTTTGGCCTTGGCAAAAAAGGAAAGAACTCCGCCGAACAAGCTTATACAGCAATAAAAGACTTATTTGGAGATCAAGTTTCAGTATTTTTATCAGATTCAGCTATCGAAATATCGGCTCTGAACACTAGCAAGGGAATCGGATTAAAAAAATATGCTGAAGAAAATAACATCGACCTTGATGAGATTGCTGTTATCGGCGACAGCGGAAATGATATATCCATGTTTGAAATAACAAAAAACTCCTTCGCTATGAGTCACGCTCCAAAATTTGTTAAAGAAAAAGCTAATTATATTGTTGATAGAGTGTTCAATATGGAAGAATATATTGATAAACTTTAATAACACTTGCAAAAATACAATTTTTAAGTTAATCTTTTAGAGTTAGATAATGAGGTATATATGAAACAAACTTTTGATAAAAAATTATTTTTTATAACATTATTTCTAGGTTGGTTCGGCATTGATAAATTATACGTTGGAAAAGGAAAAGCTTGGAAATTCTTCCTTGTCAAATTTGCATATTTATTCGTTTTAGTCGGCATTGTTTGGAACATTTATGATCTTGTTAAGATCACAAAAAACGAATACAAACTCGATGCCAGAGATTATTTGCTTTAATAATTTACTAAAGATTGCCCGCCACTTATATATTATAGTAGCTTTTGGCAATCTTTTTTAGTCTTTTTTTATAACAATAAATATATCATAATAAATATGAGGAAAAATCCTCATACCACAACTGAAAGGAGCTATATCATGAAATACCAGATTGTTGGAAAAAACGTTGCAATAACTGCTGCAATGGAAGATGCCATTCATAAAAAGATGGCTAGAATAGAACGTTATTTTGACGAAACAAAGGAAGTCAAATGTGTAGCTACTGTATCCACAGCCCACTTGAATCAAACAATTGAAATTTCAATTTCCACTACTCATTTAGATTTACGTGCTAAAGTAACTAAAAGTGATTTCTACGAAGCTTTAGATAAAGCTGTTGATCGTCTTGAAGATCAAATGAGAAAAGTTAAAACTCAACTCGATCGTTCTAAAAAACCTTCATTAGGTGAAAACATTCGCTTAGAAATGCTTCAAAATACTGATGCCACCGATACAGAAATCGTTCGTCGTAAAAAACTTTCTTTAACACCGATGGATCTTGATGAAGCTTTGACAAGAATGGATGCTCTCGGTCACTCCTTCTTCATCTATCTTGATTCTACAACCGGACTTGTCAATGTTTTATATCTCCGTGAAGATGGCGGATATGGCTGCATTGAAATCAAAGAATAAACGGATGAAAAAAAGGGACTATTCATTATTTCTTATCCCTCTCGTTTTATTAAGTGTCGCCTCTTGTTCTAATAATAAAACAATTAAGACAAGTACAACATTAACTAAATCGATTCCTCCCTGCTCCAGTTCTGGGGCAGAGGAGGTTTTAGTTTGCACAAAGAATCAAACTAGCGTTCTACCTTTTGATTCTGGTGTAACTATGACTTTGTATGGCGATGATGCTGAAAATGAAGAGATAAAGACAAATTTTGTTCAAAAAATGAGCTATTATTCCGCTCTTTTTGATCGTCATTATGACTATCAATATAGAACAAGTCTAGATGAGAAATATCAAGATTTAATAAATGTAAAAACAATCAATGATACAATATCCGAATTGAATTCAATGGAAAATAATTCTTCTAAAGATCTAGTTTTACCAGAAGAATTATACAAAGGATTAAAGATAGCGGTTGATTTTTCATTAAGAAGCAACTTAAAATATAATTTAAGCATTGGCTCTTTATCTACACTTTATGATGATAATATCACTAATGCTCAAGCCTTTGAATATCAAAACTATCTTAACCAACTGAGCAAAGACGATTCTAAACTTTATCAAACTCTTGTTATGCGAGACACACAAAAAGTCGTTGTCAATAGAGATTTCGATAAAGATGAATATCAAAAAGCTTCAGATGCTGTTTTAAATAAAGAAGAACTAGAAAACATATTTACATTTAAAGAGAATAATATTTTAGAAATCAGAAAAGTAAAAACTACCGATTCAAAATATACAACATCAATTACTTTAGGCGGTTATGGAAAAGGATATGCAGAAAAGATATTCGCTTCTATGCATCCAAATGTTGCCTTTTTACTCAATGGTGGTTCTTCTTCCATCATGACTCAAAATGTCAAAACCAACGGGAAGCCTTGGAAAATAAGAATTGATAATCCATTATATAGACAAGAATCAAGCTATGTTAGCTCAATGTATGGATTTATTTCTACACCATTAAGCAAACTAAATGAATCTGAATTTTACTTTGAAAGTCAAAACAGCTTCACTCTTTCAACTTCCGGATATTACAATAATTACTTTTATACTTTAGGTGATAATGATGAAGTAATTCTTTATCATCATATTATCGACAGCAACAAAAAAATTAGTGATACTTATTTTGATTCAGCTTCAATTATGATTGATGATCCTGGATACGCTGATATGTATTCAACTGCTTTAATGAATTGTTCATCTTTGCAAGAAGCAGAAGAATTAAGAAATTTGCTCGATAGCACTTATAATTTTTCCACATGGGCCTTTTATACTGCTCATAATAAATTGAATTTTGAACAAACAATTAAAGCATATATTCCTGAAGCCCAAAAAAATAAATTTCATCTTATGACAAATAAAGAAGTTGATAATCTTTATCCACTAATCACTACATTCAACTACTTTTAATTCAATTCATAAGGATATAAAGCAAAATATAATTTTTGGTATGGCGAATAATTGGAGACGATTTTTATTTGAACTTCTTCTCCAGTTTCGTCATCTTTTTTTATGCCATCTCCAACATCATAAACATCATCATAACTTCCAGTTCCAGAAGTTCCATTAATCTTTAAATATAAATTATTAAACCATTCTCCAATATCATTTATAACTGTATGACTATTCCAAAATTCATTGTTTCTCAAATGATTATAGCCAATTGCTGAATTGAGCATTGAATTATATTTAGAATAAGCTTCATCATCTCCCATATAATTTGAAAGTTGCAATATCGAATAGAAAGTATTCATATAAGCCGAATATCTTAAATATGGTTTATCACTGGTGAGATTTATATAAAGACTTGTTAAATTTGCATCATCTTCTCTAGTGACACCTTTCGCGTGTGCAAGTTCATGTCCAATTGTATATGGAAGATTAGAAGCAGGGATTTTATAATTGATATTTGTATCGCCGCTTGGAGCAAAAAAGACTCCTTGAATCCATAATTCTGTATATAACCATGATGTCAAATACATCTTTTTAGTTTTTGGAGTATAAGAATTAAAATAGTCTGAATCAAGTCTTTTATATTCTTCTTGCATTATTGAAGATAATTCTTCAAAAGAATAAGGGGAAATAACATCACCATCTTCCTTATATTGCATTTGACTAGAAACAAAGTTAAAATCTTCTAAATAATAGCTGATTATTTCATCATAATATGTATAATCAATTTTTTCTTCATATTGAACTATATCCACTTTCTTTCTGTTATAAGAAACGCCATATGTTGCTTGAAAAATCGAAATTGTGCAAACTGCAACTAAAATGATTGCTGTTATCGATCTAATACCTTTGATTTTATTTTTCCTTTTGAAATTAATTATCATCCTCACAAAGAAAAATATTACTATTCCGATTAAAAATATTATCCAGAATTCTAACATTGAAATAGGAAACAAAGAAGAAATTCTCCCGATAATATTTTCATATAAAAAGCCAAAATTTCTTGTCCACCATTCAGCAAATTCAACATTGCTTTTTA
This window of the Firmicutes bacterium CAG:345 genome carries:
- a CDS encoding hAD-superfamily hydrolase (product inferred by homology to UniProt) is translated as MIKLIGIDLDGTLLYPKRHLTVLIRKNTNFLKRFIAKGGKVIFVSGRNPMMQKKVEKKVGAQIPILCCNGSFLYKDGEVSNNSPIPTNTAIELYSKMKKKFGILAWVLLDSTSHMYTTFHNIGGFLSTLIKFVNFISLQYREHITYGEKEFVKALKNGENYKIMPVFGLGKKGKNSAEQAYTAIKDLFGDQVSVFLSDSAIEISALNTSKGIGLKKYAEENNIDLDEIAVIGDSGNDISMFEITKNSFAMSHAPKFVKEKANYIVDRVFNMEEYIDKL
- a CDS encoding unknown (no significant homology to UniProt), with product MKQTFDKKLFFITLFLGWFGIDKLYVGKGKAWKFFLVKFAYLFVLVGIVWNIYDLVKITKNEYKLDARDYLL
- a CDS encoding ribosomal subunit interface protein (product inferred by homology to UniProt), with translation MKYQIVGKNVAITAAMEDAIHKKMARIERYFDETKEVKCVATVSTAHLNQTIEISISTTHLDLRAKVTKSDFYEALDKAVDRLEDQMRKVKTQLDRSKKPSLGENIRLEMLQNTDATDTEIVRRKKLSLTPMDLDEALTRMDALGHSFFIYLDSTTGLVNVLYLREDGGYGCIEIKE
- a CDS encoding putative uncharacterized protein (product inferred by homology to UniProt) produces the protein MFYISVKMADMAALKSKNKRMKKRDYSLFLIPLVLLSVASCSNNKTIKTSTTLTKSIPPCSSSGAEEVLVCTKNQTSVLPFDSGVTMTLYGDDAENEEIKTNFVQKMSYYSALFDRHYDYQYRTSLDEKYQDLINVKTINDTISELNSMENNSSKDLVLPEELYKGLKIAVDFSLRSNLKYNLSIGSLSTLYDDNITNAQAFEYQNYLNQLSKDDSKLYQTLVMRDTQKVVVNRDFDKDEYQKASDAVLNKEELENIFTFKENNILEIRKVKTTDSKYTTSITLGGYGKGYAEKIFASMHPNVAFLLNGGSSSIMTQNVKTNGKPWKIRIDNPLYRQESSYVSSMYGFISTPLSKLNESEFYFESQNSFTLSTSGYYNNYFYTLGDNDEVILYHHIIDSNKKISDTYFDSASIMIDDPGYADMYSTALMNCSSLQEAEELRNLLDSTYNFSTWAFYTAHNKLNFEQTIKAYIPEAQKNKFHLMTNKEVDNLYPLITTFNYF
- a CDS encoding uncharacterized protein (product inferred by homology to UniProt) produces the protein MKSSKYFSAKEIIKIVLIAFGILLFICLSILKSNVEFAEWWTRNFGFLYENIIGRISSLFPISMLEFWIIFLIGIVIFFFVRMIINFKRKNKIKGIRSITAIILVAVCTISIFQATYGVSYNRKKVDIVQYEEKIDYTYYDEIISYYLEDFNFVSSQMQYKEDGDVISPYSFEELSSIMQEEYKRLDSDYFNSYTPKTKKMYLTSWLYTELWIQGVFFAPSGDTNINYKIPASNLPYTIGHELAHAKGVTREDDANLTSLYINLTSDKPYLRYSAYMNTFYSILQLSNYMGDDEAYSKYNSMLNSAIGYNHLRNNEFWNSHTVINDIGEWFNNLYLKINGTSGTGSYDDVYDVGDGIKKDDETGEEVQIKIVSNYSPYQKLYFALYPYELN